A segment of the Ochotona princeps isolate mOchPri1 chromosome 16, mOchPri1.hap1, whole genome shotgun sequence genome:
GAAAACACAAGGCCTGAACCAAAGCACCCACCCGATGCAGAGCCTCCCCTATCAGCAAACCTGAAACTTcatgaaacaaaaacagaagacacCCCGAATCCATACGCTGGGAACTTCACAAAGACTCCAAGCTGTCGCCCAGACAGCCACCCTTCCCCAAAACAGACCCCCAAGTTGCAGGGCGCACCCTTCTCCTTAGCAAACAGTAGCTCCCCGTCTTGCTCCCCCCAACACTGGTGGAGTTCACAAGTTCGGAGGGCGTCTAACTCGGCGGCCAGAGCCGAGTCCTTCTGAAGCTCTGGTGTTCCCCACGCCTAGAAGCAGGGATGGTCTTGGCGAGGGAGGAAGTGAGCTTGTGGCCGGCAGCCTGAGCCACTTGTCTCTGCGAGCAGCTCCTGGGGTCGGGGCGGTTGCAGCTTCCCACGTGGGAGCTCCAATTCTCTAGAACATTCCCGGCCACCTGCCGCGGCCCCACCCAGAAACGCAACCCGGGGTCTGATTGGACGGCAACAAAGGGCGGTCCCGCCCATCACTCCGTGACGCCACAGAGGCGGCTCCCTTTCAGGCTAGAATTTTTCCCAGATTCTGTGAAAGGGAATGTTACCTGTCAGGGCTTCCAGAGCCTGCAAGCTCTGGGCCCAGCTAATGCCCGCTCACCTGTTGGAAAAATGACCAAGGCGTGGGAAGGAACCATTGCCTAGCCCTGGGACTACACTTCCGGAAGGCCCAGGGGCTTTTCTCCATAGCACATCCACCCCCATAGCTTTATGGGAAATGTGGTTTAATTATCACTCTCTTCGCTCCATCCTCTCCCCAGTCTCTGGGGCTGGACGCCAGAACTCATTAATAAGAGAGCTTAGAGGGAGGGGCAAGAAACTGGAACTTCAACTCTTTCTTGCCTCACCTTTTCCGTATGATTCTAGCAGCAACTAGCCAGTTAACCCCAAGACATCTGGAgtgatgggagacccagaaggcccACACCCTTACCTTTACTGTTCgtatgctttattatttttttaaaaaagatttacttatttattttaaaggcagagttgcaaaaagGCACAGTGAGGGGGACAGAGAGcgagctttcatttgctgattcactccccccaaaaggccacaatggctgggactggcttgggcgaggccagaagccaggagctttttctgcgtcttccgcgtgggtgctggagctgcagcactagagccatcttgtactgctttcctagatgcattagcaggcagctagactgctacacacacacacacaaacacgtccCTCCCCGAAACAGCTGCAAAGACCCTGTGGACCCACAGCAGCCGAGGATGCCACGCTTGTGGAAGTCCCTGAGAAGACaaagccaaggctggggctgctgggatcagcgGGACGAGCAGGTGGCTGGAAAGGACTGCAGGAGAGCTCTCTTTGGGTTGTCCTTCCCCCTGCAGACAGGGCTTCGGGGCTGGCCAGTCATGAACCCTGACCCCGTTGGCAGGATGCTGTGCCACGGCTGGGTTAAAGGCTGCATTCTTCCCAACTTGTAAATGTCTTCCTGGAcgctggccaaagccagagcccttggtttgcTTCTGAGGCCTCAGGGTCCTGATGCCAGGCGGACCAGCCACTCTCCCACATGCCTGCTGGTTTCCACAGCCCCCTGCCCggggcagcccagcctggcagcatGTGCTGCTGCAATCTTTGGTTAAGTgcttgagttttttgttttttggttttgttttgaagtgtccttgggtctctgctgtgGAAGCGCCGAGTCGCTGCTGCCACAGTGCACCTGTGCAGGGCCTGGTCAAGGGCAGGgactgtgggcaccagttccaccCAGTACCCGGCagcatcagcttttttttttaatccagaggCTGTGGACTCAGGGCAGGTGTGTCAGGTCAGCTCCAGGGTTGGTTTTCTGTCACTTACCTTCCTGGAGTGGTTGGGATAGTTGGATTTGCGTCAGAGTCTTTGACCCTCTCTCTGGGGTTCCTTGTCCCCTTCTGGAAGGTTCTGTCTAGAATCATTGCACACATCTGCCCAGGGACCTGGAACCCAGCTGCTGACCCTAGAAGAGCTGCTGAGGCTTACCCTTCAGTCTTCTGAGGCCTCCCAGggctggagggagaagggaaagtaaCACCTCTTTTAAACATCTCCCTCCACACTAGAAGGAGGGTCCCCCATTCTGGTGGGCGGCAATCTTCTCAAAGCCTTCCACATCTGGTCAAGGAAGAATAAATGGCCCTCTGGCCTCAGGAACTGCCCTGGGCTGCTCCATGCATTGACAGCTATGGGGGCAAAGGGGAAGGTTGTGTTGGTTCTGGAATGTTCCCAGCCACTGGtctccaggcccagctgtgggTGCACCCACCTGCTGAAGAAACCACATTCCAGGCCTCCAGGGACACAAGGGCCATGGGGCTGGAGGAGGCTGAGACTAACCCCACCATCTCCCGAACCTCCAGGACTTGGACCCCTGGAGTGGGGACAGGTCAGCGTTAATGCCCACCCACTCGGGCAGGAAGGCAGCTTGAGGCTTGAAGATTTTCAGGAACTCCGAGTCCGGGAGGGTGAAGTTGGCCAGGTAGACTGTATCCCCGCCTGCCAAGTAGGCGGCCCAGAATCCGAAGGTGCCTACGGTCATGATTGTGTGGTTGCACTGGGTGAGCAGGGCGAAGTCCTTGGCGGGCGCCGCCTCCAGCCCGTTGCCGGCAAAGATCACGTCGCCCCGCGAGGCGTCGATGTTCTCCCGGCACCATTTCATGCCGTTGCTGGTGATCACGAAAACCGGGGCCTCGTACCGCGCCCGGAACCAGTCCATGGCCTGCTGCAGGTAAGCACGGTCGCCCACCACACCTTTCCAGCGACTGGGCATCACATGCACATAGTCCCCACGGCGCACGTGTACGCCCACGAAGGTGCTCGGGCGCGCCCCGGAGCGACCCAGCTGCAGGCGGCTCAGCAGCTGCTGGGCCTCGGCCCGGAGGTGCTCCTGCAGCGTGAACTCGCTGCGGATCCGCTCACGGAGGTGGTGAAAAAAGGTCCAGGAGCAGGGAAAGCCCGACAGCTTGAGATAGGGCTCCCGCAGTTGCGAATACTCCTCCGACATCCAGTCGTGCAACAACAGGGGCTTCCAGGGCGTGCGGCTGTCCACCTCGGGGGCCAGCACGGGCAGCGTGATGCGGAACACAGGCGCCAGCGTAGCGTGCATGGACGGCTGGATGAAGGCCTGGCGGCCGTTGAGCTGCGCCAGGGCCAGCAGGGTGGCGTACTGTCCCATCTGGTTGCCCAAGCGGCCTTCTGGGTAGATGGTCCAGGTGCCCGAGAGGGACTCAGGCTGCGGGGCGTAGGAAGAGGAAGCGTTGGAGGAGGCAGCCGAAGATGGCGACGGGGCGCACGTCAGGCAGACCATGGCCACTGGAGCGGAcagcaggtggctgctgggacacagcagCGACAGGTCCAGGCCCTTTCGCAAGAGGTCTTGGTGGAGTTGAAGGAGAAAGCAGAGCGCCGAGAGCCCACAGACTAGCCAGAAGCCGAAGCAGAGCTGCCGGCGGCTGGGCGGCCACATGGCTGCAAGGGAGGAAAATGGGTCAGCGGCGGCAGTGAAGGAGCCTGCGCGACCCAGCGAAAGAGGAAGGTGAGGGTTCAGCCAGTACGCGTTGGGGTGGAGAAGAAAGGACGGAGGGGGCGCCCCAGGGCGGGGGAAATGAATGGTTTCCGGCTGAGCGGTGGCCCAGGGCCTAGAAATCCCAGTGTCCCCACAGCGCGCCCAGGCTGCTCGATCAAGCGTACCTGTCCCAGAGAGGCAGCGTCCAGCATGGAGATGCTCAGAGGCCCCGGGCCCGGCGATGGGTGTCGCTGCCCGGGGCGAGGCAGAGCGCACTCCGCGGGGAGCAGCCTGAAGCTGAGGCCCGGCTCGAGGCTTCTGGCATCCGCGCTGCCCCGTCACCGGAGCTCCGAGCGGTCGGACAGGTCCACAGCGCTCCTCTGGGATCTCCGGGCTGCAGCCCTGCCCGCCTCCGCGCCACCGCCGCGCCGCCGCCCCGAGACTGAGCTGCAAGGGCTCGGGCCGAGCAGGGCAAGGGCGCGGGGCAGGTGGCTGCAAGGCAGAGCCCCGCCCCGTACCTGGCCCCCCGCCCGCGCGCCCCGGGTCCCCGCTGCAACCCCAGTCCCGGCTCGCCCAGACCCCGCGCGACCTCGGCTCCTCGGCCTGAGCCGCAGCCGCATCCCAGGGCGCGCGAGGCGgcggtgctgggcccaggagttcCGGCCCGTAGCCCTCCTCCGCCCGCTCATCCGGTGCCGGCGCTTACCTTCCGCCCCGCCCCTGCCGGCGCCGGGTCCGGTCTTGCCCGGCTGCGGGGCGAGGACCGCGGACACCTGTTCTCGGCGGGGCGGGAGATGCTCCACTCTGGCGCCGCACCCGCCCGAGGGATGGGAACCGGTTTCCCGGACGGCGCTCGCAGCCGGAGCCATCCTTCTTGGGAAGCGCCGGGTCCTCCAGCGCCGCCTGGCTGTCTTCCAGCAAGCAGGGCGGGCACAGGCGCGGCCACGGCGGGCACAGGCGCGGCCACGGCTGGTGCCGCCCACGGAGCCCCCAGAACCAAGCTGCGGCCCCTCTCACCTCCACCGATCCAACTGTAGGTACCACTAACTCAGGAACCTGCAAGGCACCAGGCGCACGGCCACCGCTTCCTCCAGACGCGCCGCCTCCCGCAGACCTGGGCGTCCAACCTCTCCACCATCAGActcaggggtccagcccctcctccctcacacccaggggtccagcccagcccctcctccctcacacccaggggtccagcccagcccctcctccctcacacccaggggtccacccagcccctcctccctcacacccaggggtccagcccagccctcctccctcacacccaggggtccacccagcccctcctccctcacacccaggggtccagcccagcccctcctccctcacacccaggggtccagcccagcccctcctccctcatacccaggggtccagccccagcccctcctccctcacacccatgggtccacccagcccctcctccctcacacccaggggtccagcccagcccctcctccctcacacccaggggtccagcccagcccctcctccctcatacccaggggtccagccccagcccctcctccctcacacccaggggtccacccagcccctcctccctcacacccagggatccagcccagccctcctccctcacacccaggggtccagcccagcccctcctccctcacacccagggtccagcccctcctccctcacacccaggggtccagcccagaccctcctccctcatacccaggggtccagccccagcccctcctccctcacacccagggtccagcccctcctccctcacacccaggggtccagcccagaccctcctccctcacacccaggggtccagcccctcctgcctcacacccaggggtccagcccagcccctcctccctcacacccaggggtccagcccctcctccctcacacccaggggtccagcccagaccctcctccctcacccaggggtccagcccagcccctcctccctcacacccaggggtccagcccctcctccctcacacccaggggtccagccccagcccctcctccctcataCCCAGGGGTCCAACCCCAGctactcctccctcacacccaggggtccagcccctcctccctcacacccaggggtccagcccagcccctcctccctcagaccAGCGGTCCAAGCTCTGAACTCTTGGGGCCCTGGGCAGTGCCACCCAGCCCTCTTGCTTTGGCAGTCACCTTGTCCACCCCCCAGGcctgtctctgctgccctccagaAGCCAAGCTCCTCCCACCCACTCCCCCATCCAGGACGATCTTGGAACACCTGTCCTTGCCTGGCGTCATCTTTTCTGGTGAAAAAAAGTGAGGATTGCATCAGTGAGGTGGGGGCAGCAAGAAAACACAGGGTCTGAGCTCGGGTTCCGGTCTGTTGGTGAGACTGTGGGGGACCAGGAGCCCAGCAAGAGGTCCCCAGCACAGGCGGCCAGCCAGGGATCCCTGCTTTGCTGCTGAGCCTGGATCTTCTGGAGTGGGTTCCCTGGGCAAGAAGATGGGCCACAGAGAGCCATCTGGGGTGCAGTGTGCACCCGctgtgccccagcccctcctccctcacacccaggggtccagcccagcccctcctccctcacaccaggGGTCCagcacagcccctcctccctcacacccaggggtccagcccagcccctcctccctcacactcaCAGCAGGCCCCCTTTCCCTGGAGACCTGAGGTATCAGGTCTTCCTCTCTCAGCCCCCCGAATCAGGCCGACTACAGGACCCCCTGGTTGCATCATCCCTTGTGGGCGGTCCCAGCCACcgtggaatcctggctgctgccaaGTGTGTCAAATAGCATGGATCAGGCCTGCAGAGGGTGACAGGGCGGGCCTATCCACTATAAATCCTGGAGCTTCTGTCCCAGTCCCAGGGGACAGGGTGCCCTGTTGGCCAGGACCCACACACACAAGGACCTAGGCCTAGCCCATCCTCACACCTCCCGCacccccaggacttgagccctgCAAAGACATGGACGGGCTCCAGCCTCCAGGGCTGCGGGTTCCTGTGCTGGCCGCCCTGCTTTTGGGAGTTGGCCAGGCACGCCCCATCCCTGATTCTAGCCCTCTCCTCCAATTCGGGGGCCAGGTCCGGCAGAGGCACCTCTACACGGATGACGCCCAGGAATCGGAAGTACACCTGGAGATCCGGGCAGACGGCACCGTGGCAGGGACTGCCCGCCGGAGCCCTGAAAGTGAGTGGGGGAGCCGGGTATGTGCCAGGGAGGGGTCCCCAACCCGCAGGCCTGACCTGGTTCTCTCCATGCAGGTCTCTTAGAAATGAAAGCGTTGAAGCCAGGCGTCATTCAGATCCTGGGGGTCCACACATCCAGGTTCCTGTGCCAGAGACCAGACGGGACGCTGTACGGCTCGGTGAGGCTCCGGGCGTCGCCCTCACGGCCTGGGCTGCCGTCAGGGTCTGCAGCTAAGCCCGAGCTCTCTCTGACCTCACACAACCCCTACTGGCCGATGCTGTCGCCCTGGCCGCTGTGACGTGAGGAATTAGGCCTCCAGGGGTCCGAGCGGCCATGTCTCATGACGTGGAAACCTCTGCTCCCAGCCGTATGGGCTCATGTGTTTGGCTCCTGCCAGGCATGGGACGCTCAGGGAACCTCTGGCCACTAAAGTGACCATGACCTTGGGTGGCATCCAGACCCTTACTTGGCTAAGCGGAGAGGAACTTGACTTACCCCTGAGCTGGAATGATctctggggacagggcagggggcaggccccAGGGTTAAGAAAGCCTTTATATGAGGGcttggacccctgggtgtgagggaggaggggctggacccctgggtgtgagggaggaggggctgggctggacccctgggtgtgagggaggaggggctgggctggacccctgggcgtgagggaggaggggctggacccctgggtgtgagggaggaggggctggacccctgggtgtgagggaggaggggctggactaACCATGGGGGCTTCAGGGGACACCCCCTGATTCCTGTTCCtctccccgcagctccacttcgaCCACAAGGCCTGCAGCTTCCGGGAGCAGCTGCTGGAGGATGGGTACAACGTGTACCACTCAGAGACACACGGCCTCCCGCTGCGCCTGTCTGCCAGAGACCGAGCCCCCCGGGGCCCAGCCCGCTTCCTGCCACTGCCAGGCCCTCCTCCTGACCTCCTGGTGCCACCCCTGCCACCTGACGTCCTAGCCCCTGAGCCCCCCGACGTGGACTCCCCAGACCCCCTGAGCATGGTGGGGCCCTTGCTGGGCCAAAGCCCCAGCTACACTtcctgaggctgctgctgctgctactggcaGCCCACTGATGggtcttctttttatttattgaggtatttatcttatttatttttttcttacttggtTTAATAAAGATACCGTGTGAATGTCTCTAAGAGGATGTGTGTCTGCTTCTCGCTCGTCCCCTGACCTCTGACCCCACCGCCACCTGCTCATCCCCCATCAGTCTTGGGCCTCCCCCTGGGCCtcagtttatttgaaattctCAGACATTGATACTGTTCCTGATCTTTAAGAGGGcaagattttagaaaaaaatagagaaagagaaggcaggaTTTCTTAGTCACCCAGGTCCCACCCTTTTGTGAGCACTGTTGAACTGGGATCATTTAACAGTGGCACAGCAGCCCCCACAGGCTCATGGGAGATGTAGTTTTTGCACCTGTTCAGCTGTGGTGTGTGGGAACTGGGTAAGAGCTCCCTGACTCGGTATCACAACTGAGCAAGCAAGGCTGCCTGGtctccctgcctgcccactgtAGAGATTTCTAGGGTGTTCTGTTCATTTCTAGTGAGGTGGAAGCCTTGAATGGCACCTACAGGGTGGGTCTTGGTGTTTCCAGCTGTGGCTCTCCACATCAAGAGTCAAGTGAGAGGATTATTTCTGACAAAAGAGATGTGGGGTGTGCGCTTACGCTTCTTGGgacccacatcccatcctggggTGTCTTGGTTCCAGTCCTGATTCTTGCACTTgccccccagcttcctgctcatctaCATTCCTACGAGTCAGCAAGTGACCGCTGAAGGGCATGGGTCCCCGGGGTTGTGTCTCACTAAAGCTAGGGCTATCGGCAGcgtttgaagaatgaac
Coding sequences within it:
- the FUT1 gene encoding galactoside alpha-(1,2)-fucosyltransferase 1 isoform X1 translates to MAPAASAVRETGSHPSGGCGARVEHLPPRREQVSAVLAPQPGKTGPGAGRGGAEAMWPPSRRQLCFGFWLVCGLSALCFLLQLHQDLLRKGLDLSLLCPSSHLLSAPVAMVCLTCAPSPSSAASSNASSSYAPQPESLSGTWTIYPEGRLGNQMGQYATLLALAQLNGRQAFIQPSMHATLAPVFRITLPVLAPEVDSRTPWKPLLLHDWMSEEYSQLREPYLKLSGFPCSWTFFHHLRERIRSEFTLQEHLRAEAQQLLSRLQLGRSGARPSTFVGVHVRRGDYVHVMPSRWKGVVGDRAYLQQAMDWFRARYEAPVFVITSNGMKWCRENIDASRGDVIFAGNGLEAAPAKDFALLTQCNHTIMTVGTFGFWAAYLAGGDTVYLANFTLPDSEFLKIFKPQAAFLPEWVGINADLSPLQGSKSWRFGRWWG
- the FUT1 gene encoding galactoside alpha-(1,2)-fucosyltransferase 1 isoform X2, producing MWPPSRRQLCFGFWLVCGLSALCFLLQLHQDLLRKGLDLSLLCPSSHLLSAPVAMVCLTCAPSPSSAASSNASSSYAPQPESLSGTWTIYPEGRLGNQMGQYATLLALAQLNGRQAFIQPSMHATLAPVFRITLPVLAPEVDSRTPWKPLLLHDWMSEEYSQLREPYLKLSGFPCSWTFFHHLRERIRSEFTLQEHLRAEAQQLLSRLQLGRSGARPSTFVGVHVRRGDYVHVMPSRWKGVVGDRAYLQQAMDWFRARYEAPVFVITSNGMKWCRENIDASRGDVIFAGNGLEAAPAKDFALLTQCNHTIMTVGTFGFWAAYLAGGDTVYLANFTLPDSEFLKIFKPQAAFLPEWVGINADLSPLQGSKSWRFGRWWG
- the FGF21 gene encoding fibroblast growth factor 21, with amino-acid sequence MDGLQPPGLRVPVLAALLLGVGQARPIPDSSPLLQFGGQVRQRHLYTDDAQESEVHLEIRADGTVAGTARRSPESLLEMKALKPGVIQILGVHTSRFLCQRPDGTLYGSLHFDHKACSFREQLLEDGYNVYHSETHGLPLRLSARDRAPRGPARFLPLPGPPPDLLVPPLPPDVLAPEPPDVDSPDPLSMVGPLLGQSPSYTS